A single Bacteroidales bacterium DNA region contains:
- a CDS encoding LPS-assembly protein LptD: MFLKPFLYLFVLILLVSAGNILAQESSLSDSLNIAVPDSLNVSSEKDSVVVEKTKKKPAFTSRVKYKATDSVTFHISQQKAYMYNESQVNYEDIELKSYEIDFDMITKVVSGSGGKDSIGADMGLPVFKQGQETFDSRSLSYNFDSGKGIIHETKTQQGEGYMHATISKRYPDGHIDMGGGKYTTCDADHPHFYLALSKAKAIPGDQVVFGPAHMVLLDIPLPLVLPFGFFPQNNKKSVSGVLAPSIGMEVSKGLSLTNGGYYFALSDNFDATIRGDIYSTGTWRASLATRYMKRYKYTGNLNLTYGLTISGEKGYDRSELKQYDIQWTHTQDAKAHPSRNFSASVNYSSSSYDKEYNYTNPSQYYQNTKNSSISYQRSWPNTPFRLTANMNHSQHSSSEEITISFPTVSFSMDRIYPFRKEESSGKSKWYEDISLQYDANLQNTLVGKEGDLFSDKNIKNMKNGFQHRVPFSINFKAMKFVNITPSLNYNGVLYTSYVEKSYRTDEYQQGYVVTDTIHRMSYAHALSPSLSVSLNPKFYLTNQYGPNSRIEAIRTTISPTASISYVPDLSSLFDYYDTYVDNTGREHKYSKYEGGVFGTPSAPGQSGSVSVGLNGTVEMKVRSPRDTSGVSKKIKILDRIDARSSYNIFADSMKWSNISLSASTTIMGINFTVNGTVDPYKLTSAGTRVDQFGPRLTNVNFNTGISLPFQKKSDGTEKKEEEKKDVDGYSYFDVPWSLSISYSFGYSKPQFDGKFTQNLNLNGSITLTPKWALSFTTSYDFDAKKISQMNASIQRDLHCWTMSIDFAPFGPAKYFFFQINVKSAILQDLKYEKRKTQTDFSRNPW, encoded by the coding sequence TTGTTTTTAAAGCCATTTTTATATCTTTTTGTATTGATTTTGCTGGTGAGTGCCGGTAATATCCTGGCTCAGGAATCGTCTTTGTCCGACAGTTTGAATATAGCTGTGCCGGATTCGCTCAATGTATCTTCAGAAAAAGACTCTGTAGTTGTTGAAAAGACGAAGAAGAAACCCGCTTTTACGAGCCGGGTAAAATATAAGGCAACTGATTCGGTTACTTTCCATATCAGCCAGCAGAAAGCTTACATGTATAATGAATCGCAGGTAAATTATGAAGATATAGAGCTGAAATCTTATGAGATTGATTTTGATATGATTACAAAGGTTGTTTCCGGATCCGGAGGCAAAGATAGTATAGGAGCGGATATGGGTTTGCCTGTTTTCAAGCAAGGTCAGGAAACATTCGATTCCCGGTCGTTGTCTTATAACTTTGATTCGGGAAAAGGGATTATACATGAAACCAAAACACAGCAGGGAGAAGGATACATGCATGCCACCATATCCAAAAGATACCCTGATGGACATATCGATATGGGAGGAGGAAAATACACCACCTGCGATGCCGATCATCCGCACTTTTATTTAGCATTGAGTAAGGCGAAGGCCATTCCGGGCGATCAGGTCGTATTTGGTCCGGCACACATGGTGTTATTGGATATTCCTCTGCCATTGGTATTACCTTTTGGTTTTTTCCCCCAGAACAATAAAAAATCGGTATCCGGCGTATTGGCTCCTTCTATTGGGATGGAGGTGAGCAAGGGCTTAAGCCTGACCAACGGAGGATATTATTTTGCACTCAGCGATAATTTTGATGCTACCATCAGGGGGGATATCTATTCAACGGGAACCTGGCGTGCTTCGCTGGCTACCAGGTACATGAAACGTTATAAATATACGGGAAACCTTAATCTCACTTATGGGCTGACTATCTCGGGAGAAAAAGGATACGACCGGTCGGAACTCAAACAATACGATATCCAATGGACCCACACACAGGATGCTAAAGCCCACCCCAGCCGGAATTTTTCAGCCAGTGTGAATTACAGTTCCTCTTCGTATGACAAGGAATACAATTATACCAACCCTTCCCAGTATTACCAGAATACAAAAAACTCGAGTATTTCGTATCAACGAAGCTGGCCCAATACGCCCTTCCGCTTAACGGCCAATATGAACCACAGCCAGCATTCCAGTTCCGAAGAGATCACCATTTCCTTTCCTACCGTTTCTTTTTCTATGGATCGCATCTATCCCTTCCGGAAGGAAGAGAGTTCGGGCAAATCGAAATGGTACGAGGATATTTCCCTGCAATATGATGCCAATCTGCAAAACACGCTGGTAGGAAAAGAGGGGGATCTTTTTTCGGATAAGAATATTAAAAACATGAAAAACGGGTTTCAGCACAGGGTTCCTTTTTCCATCAATTTTAAGGCCATGAAATTCGTTAATATCACCCCGTCCCTGAATTATAACGGGGTATTGTATACCAGCTATGTTGAGAAAAGTTATCGGACAGATGAGTATCAGCAGGGTTATGTGGTCACAGATACCATACATCGTATGTCCTATGCCCATGCTTTATCGCCCAGCCTTTCCGTTTCCCTGAATCCTAAATTTTACCTGACCAACCAGTATGGACCGAATTCAAGGATCGAAGCCATCCGTACGACGATATCCCCAACGGCAAGTATCAGCTATGTCCCTGATCTGAGCAGTTTATTCGACTATTATGATACCTATGTGGATAATACGGGACGTGAACATAAGTATTCCAAATATGAGGGAGGTGTCTTTGGCACGCCGTCAGCTCCGGGACAGAGTGGATCCGTGTCTGTCGGCCTGAACGGTACTGTGGAGATGAAAGTACGTTCACCCAGGGATACATCCGGCGTATCTAAAAAGATAAAAATATTAGACCGTATTGATGCACGTAGTTCTTATAATATATTTGCCGACTCAATGAAATGGTCGAATATTTCGTTGTCGGCAAGTACCACTATCATGGGCATTAATTTTACGGTGAACGGAACCGTGGATCCCTACAAGCTGACTTCTGCGGGTACCCGGGTAGATCAATTCGGCCCGAGATTGACCAATGTCAACTTTAATACGGGAATATCTTTGCCTTTTCAGAAAAAATCAGATGGAACGGAAAAAAAGGAAGAAGAAAAGAAAGATGTTGACGGATATAGTTATTTTGATGTTCCCTGGAGTTTATCGATCAGCTATAGCTTCGGATATTCAAAACCACAGTTTGATGGTAAATTTACACAAAACCTGAATCTTAACGGGAGTATTACCCTTACCCCAAAATGGGCCCTGAGCTTTACCACTTCCTATGACTTTGATGCAAAGAAAATATCACAGATGAATGCCAGCATACAACGTGATTTGCATTGCTGGACCATGAGTATCGACTTTGCCCCGTTTGGCCCGGCCAAGTATTTTTTCTTTCAGATCAATGTTAAATCAGCCATACTACAGGATCTGAAGTATGAAAAACGTAAGACACAAACGGATTTTTCAAGGAATCCATGGTAA